In Anaerolineae bacterium, a single window of DNA contains:
- a CDS encoding ABC transporter ATP-binding protein: MSARDSVDSDFRGFDRNVASRLAAYLKPYGTELIKAFGYMLLGVISSLAGPVVIGRAVDDGVRQGALDMVTLYALAYLGMLGVGMVGMRGMFNTMAAVGQGIIRQLRNELFAHIQRLSLSFFATYETGRLISRVIGDVNVLREMITFAIIGVFRDLLTLVGIVIVMLTINARLTIVAAVVIPIMLAIANVWRVHARKAYIRQRTAVADVNAELAESFNGVRVIQAFAREGYNSRRFRQQINRENLNAGIATAVIAGLFFPTIEMIAGVAVGVLIWLGGGLVLENALTAGTLVTFVLYIEQFFFPIRMLAQRYNTFQATMAAGHKIFTLLDTPVEIRDAPDAYELPPIQGHVRFEDVSFSYDDTVEVLHEATFEVPAGTTVALVGHTGAGKSTIVNLLLRFYEVDQGRLLIDGHDIRRVTQQSLRRQMGVVLQQTFLFSGTVMDNIRYGRLEATDEEVIAAAQAVGAHDFIVALEHGYQTEVQEGGALLSVGQRQLIAFARALLADPRILVLDEATSSVDTQTERVIQEALARLLKGRTAFVIAHRLSTIINADQIIVLDHGRIVERGTHAELLAMGGLYRNLYTMAYADQEEATQAPD, translated from the coding sequence ATGAGCGCACGTGATTCGGTGGATAGCGACTTCAGGGGGTTTGACCGCAATGTCGCCAGCCGCCTGGCCGCATACCTGAAGCCCTATGGTACTGAACTGATCAAGGCCTTCGGCTATATGCTGCTGGGGGTAATCAGCAGCCTGGCCGGACCGGTCGTGATCGGACGGGCGGTGGATGACGGCGTCCGGCAGGGGGCGCTGGACATGGTGACGCTGTACGCGCTGGCCTATCTGGGCATGCTCGGCGTGGGTATGGTGGGTATGCGTGGGATGTTCAACACCATGGCCGCGGTAGGGCAGGGGATTATCCGCCAGCTTCGTAATGAACTGTTCGCTCACATTCAGCGATTGTCGCTGTCATTCTTTGCGACCTATGAGACAGGCCGGTTGATCTCACGCGTCATCGGGGATGTCAATGTACTGCGGGAGATGATCACCTTTGCGATCATCGGTGTTTTCCGCGACCTGCTGACGCTGGTGGGCATCGTGATTGTGATGCTTACAATCAACGCCCGGCTGACCATCGTGGCTGCTGTGGTTATCCCGATCATGCTGGCCATCGCTAATGTCTGGCGCGTCCATGCCCGCAAAGCATATATCCGGCAGCGCACGGCTGTGGCTGATGTTAACGCTGAGCTGGCTGAGAGTTTCAACGGGGTGCGGGTCATCCAGGCTTTTGCTCGCGAGGGCTACAACAGCCGCCGTTTCCGCCAGCAGATCAACCGCGAGAACCTAAACGCCGGGATCGCTACTGCGGTGATCGCCGGGCTGTTCTTCCCAACGATTGAGATGATCGCCGGCGTGGCAGTCGGCGTGCTGATCTGGCTGGGCGGTGGACTGGTGCTGGAGAACGCCCTGACCGCCGGGACGCTGGTCACTTTTGTGCTGTATATTGAGCAGTTCTTCTTTCCCATACGGATGCTGGCCCAGCGATACAACACCTTTCAGGCGACAATGGCCGCCGGGCATAAAATCTTCACCCTGCTGGACACGCCGGTGGAGATCAGGGACGCACCGGATGCCTATGAGTTGCCGCCAATTCAAGGGCATGTCCGCTTTGAAGACGTCAGCTTCAGCTATGATGACACCGTGGAAGTGCTGCACGAGGCGACGTTTGAAGTACCGGCCGGGACGACTGTCGCTCTGGTGGGGCATACAGGCGCTGGGAAGAGCACGATCGTGAACCTGCTGCTGCGGTTCTATGAAGTTGATCAGGGCCGGTTGTTGATCGACGGGCATGACATCCGGCGGGTGACCCAACAGTCGCTGCGCCGGCAGATGGGGGTTGTCCTGCAGCAGACCTTTCTCTTCAGCGGCACGGTGATGGACAACATCCGCTACGGGCGACTGGAAGCGACCGATGAAGAGGTCATTGCCGCTGCGCAGGCGGTTGGCGCACATGACTTTATCGTGGCGCTGGAACATGGCTACCAGACCGAGGTTCAGGAGGGTGGGGCGCTACTTTCGGTCGGGCAGCGGCAACTGATCGCTTTTGCCCGCGCCCTGCTGGCCGACCCGCGCATCCTTGTTCTGGATGAGGCGACATCCAGTGTTGATACCCAGACCGAACGGGTGATCCAGGAAGCGCTAGCCCGGCTCCTCAAGGGGCGCACGGCATTTGTGATCGCCCATCGCCTGAGCACCATTATCAACGCTGACCAGATCATCGTGCTTGATCACGGGCGAATCGTGGAGCGCGGGACGCACGCCGAGTTGCTGGCCATGGGCGGTCTCTACCGCAACCTGTACACCATGGCTTACGCAGACCAGGAGGAGGCAACCCAGGCTCCCGATTGA
- a CDS encoding ABC transporter ATP-binding protein encodes MILAYLGIIATAVLSILVPRILEDVIDIGIERGDQAFMLQAGLLVVGLGVLRGVAGFLMRYFSEWLANRAAYDIRNDLYDHVLRLSFRYHDTAQTGQLITRAISDVDEVMRYLAYGMIDGLNILSLTIGATAIMFAANVPLALAGLVPLIPLGITAWRFGYLVRTRFRTVMDKLSVLGEILEENLMGLSVVRAFAREPHEFRRFSAANQDLYDQRLHLIGTWGTYLPAMSLIVGLSTVLVLWLGSWLAGQPGSGVTTGTVVAFNAYVLLLARPLQNVGFVIMLTTQAIASGDRVFEVLNAPVEIASKPDALKPRLEGHVRFEHVSFRYTDSTPLVLQDITLEAHPGQVIALLGATGSGKSTLVSLIPRFYDVCAGQLLIDGYDVRDLDLDALRQQIGVVLQESLLFSTTIRENIAFGRPDASEEEIVAAAKAANAHGFIMAFPEGYDTVVGERGVTLSGGQRQRIAIARALLLNPRILILDDSTSSVDTQTEHLIQQALIKLMAGRTTFVIAQRLTTVQHADQIVVLDQGRIAEQGTHQELLAAGGLYRDIYHLQLEDQERLRRELLMLGQAG; translated from the coding sequence ATGATTCTGGCTTACCTGGGAATCATCGCGACAGCCGTGCTGTCGATTCTGGTGCCACGAATTCTCGAAGATGTCATTGACATCGGGATCGAGCGTGGCGACCAGGCTTTCATGCTGCAGGCCGGCCTGCTGGTGGTGGGGCTGGGGGTGTTGCGCGGCGTAGCGGGTTTTCTGATGCGCTATTTCAGCGAGTGGTTGGCTAACAGAGCCGCCTATGACATCCGCAACGATCTTTACGATCATGTGCTGCGCCTTTCGTTCCGGTACCACGACACCGCCCAGACCGGGCAGTTGATCACCCGTGCCATCAGCGATGTAGATGAAGTCATGCGCTACCTGGCCTACGGGATGATTGACGGTCTGAATATCCTATCGCTGACGATAGGGGCTACCGCGATTATGTTTGCGGCGAATGTGCCGCTGGCACTGGCGGGGTTGGTGCCACTGATCCCTCTGGGGATCACAGCCTGGCGCTTTGGCTATCTGGTACGCACCCGCTTCCGTACGGTGATGGATAAGCTGTCGGTGCTGGGAGAAATCCTGGAAGAGAACCTGATGGGTCTGAGTGTGGTACGTGCTTTTGCCCGCGAACCGCACGAGTTCCGGCGTTTCAGCGCCGCTAACCAGGACCTCTATGATCAGCGGCTGCATCTCATTGGCACCTGGGGGACCTATCTGCCAGCCATGAGCCTGATTGTGGGGTTGAGCACGGTGCTGGTGCTGTGGCTGGGGAGCTGGCTGGCGGGGCAGCCGGGCAGCGGTGTGACCACAGGCACGGTAGTGGCCTTCAACGCGTATGTGTTATTGCTGGCGCGTCCGCTGCAGAACGTCGGTTTCGTGATTATGCTGACCACCCAGGCGATCGCCAGCGGCGACCGCGTCTTTGAGGTGTTGAACGCGCCGGTTGAGATCGCCAGCAAACCAGACGCCCTGAAACCGCGCCTGGAAGGCCATGTCCGGTTCGAGCATGTCAGTTTCCGGTACACGGACAGCACTCCGCTGGTATTGCAGGACATCACCCTGGAGGCCCATCCAGGCCAGGTGATTGCTTTGCTGGGAGCGACCGGATCGGGTAAGTCCACCCTGGTGAGCTTGATCCCGCGCTTCTACGATGTTTGCGCGGGGCAGCTGTTAATCGATGGGTACGATGTCCGCGATCTTGATCTGGATGCGCTACGCCAGCAGATCGGAGTCGTCCTGCAGGAATCGCTGTTGTTCTCGACGACGATCCGGGAGAACATCGCCTTTGGCCGGCCCGACGCCAGCGAGGAGGAGATTGTGGCAGCGGCTAAAGCCGCTAACGCGCACGGCTTCATCATGGCGTTCCCGGAGGGGTATGATACGGTGGTGGGCGAGCGCGGCGTCACGCTTTCCGGTGGTCAGCGCCAGCGAATCGCTATCGCTCGTGCGCTGCTGCTCAACCCCCGCATCCTCATCCTGGATGATTCTACCAGCAGCGTTGATACCCAGACGGAACATCTGATTCAGCAGGCCCTGATCAAGCTGATGGCCGGGCGCACAACCTTCGTGATTGCCCAGCGTCTGACTACCGTTCAGCATGCTGACCAGATCGTGGTGCTAGACCAGGGCCGGATTGCTGAGCAGGGCACTCATCAGGAGTTGCTGGCGGCGGGCGGTCTGTACCGCGACATCTATCATCTGCAACTGGAAGATCAGGAGCGCTTGCGGCGTGAGCTGTTGATGCTCGGTCAGGCGGGGTAG
- a CDS encoding LysM peptidoglycan-binding domain-containing protein, whose amino-acid sequence MMPHRTVLRLNRWLLSLTALLILMALPAAAQGNQHIVRRGETLFRIALRYGITVDALARANNLANPNQIYAGQALIIPAAGTEPVAAPGLPVASEAPIYHVVRPGETLGTIARQYGVSWQDIATRNNIANPNRILVGQQLLIMTAATGAASGATPPPAAPAPTVTTAPDTGQARTHIVQPGEHLSAIARRYGLSWPVLAQANGLVDPNHILVGQALVIPAGGSAAASTYFEPSLGQPSGPAPTVANGKQIIVDLSDQRIYAYQDGQLLRVVTVSTGLPGTPTVTGDFNVYWKLTSQTMSGPGYYLPGVPWVMYFYAGYAIHGTYWHNNFGRPMSHGCVNLPTDEAYWFFNFAEVGTPVRVVY is encoded by the coding sequence ATGATGCCACACAGAACTGTCCTGCGTCTTAACCGGTGGCTGCTCTCATTAACGGCGCTACTCATCCTCATGGCTCTTCCCGCTGCGGCTCAGGGCAACCAGCACATCGTCCGCCGGGGAGAGACTCTTTTCCGGATTGCCCTGCGCTATGGCATCACCGTCGATGCGTTGGCCCGCGCCAATAACCTCGCCAACCCCAATCAAATCTACGCCGGTCAGGCGTTGATCATCCCTGCCGCTGGCACAGAACCAGTTGCTGCGCCGGGTCTTCCGGTTGCCAGTGAAGCGCCCATCTATCACGTCGTCCGCCCCGGCGAGACGCTGGGCACCATCGCCCGGCAGTACGGTGTCTCCTGGCAGGATATCGCCACCCGCAACAATATTGCCAACCCCAACCGCATCCTGGTCGGCCAGCAACTGCTTATCATGACAGCAGCAACTGGCGCAGCTTCCGGCGCTACGCCGCCTCCAGCCGCCCCCGCCCCCACCGTCACTACTGCGCCAGACACCGGCCAGGCACGCACGCATATCGTCCAGCCCGGCGAGCACCTCTCAGCCATCGCGCGGCGCTACGGCCTCTCCTGGCCCGTCCTGGCCCAGGCTAACGGCCTGGTAGACCCCAACCATATTCTGGTCGGCCAGGCGCTGGTTATCCCGGCGGGCGGCAGCGCTGCAGCCAGCACCTACTTTGAGCCGTCGCTAGGCCAGCCCAGCGGCCCCGCTCCAACCGTGGCTAACGGCAAACAGATCATCGTGGACCTGAGCGACCAGCGTATCTATGCCTACCAGGATGGGCAACTGCTGCGAGTTGTCACCGTATCGACCGGTTTGCCCGGCACGCCAACCGTCACCGGCGACTTTAACGTGTACTGGAAGCTCACCTCCCAGACAATGTCCGGTCCCGGCTACTACCTGCCAGGTGTCCCGTGGGTGATGTACTTTTATGCCGGTTACGCCATTCATGGTACCTATTGGCACAACAACTTCGGCCGGCCCATGAGCCATGGCTGCGTGAACCTGCCCACCGATGAAGCCTACTGGTTCTTCAACTTCGCGGAGGTCGGGACGCCCGTCCGGGTGGTTTACTAA
- a CDS encoding copper chaperone PCu(A)C: MPALRLLLRLSILALLAACSPGQSVLAVRDAWARAAEASSTQTSGHSGDNAHSGAVSAAYMVIENTGNAADRLLRVATDAATTVEIHATQMEDNVMRMRPLPDGLEIPAGGQVILEPGGYHLMLIGLQRHLMAGEHLSFTLTFASGKQLVIEAEIRAP; the protein is encoded by the coding sequence ATGCCGGCACTGCGCTTGCTGCTTCGCCTGTCCATATTGGCCCTGCTGGCTGCCTGCAGCCCCGGTCAGAGCGTTCTGGCCGTTCGCGACGCCTGGGCGCGCGCCGCTGAGGCATCGTCAACCCAGACCAGCGGCCATAGCGGAGACAATGCTCATTCCGGCGCCGTCAGTGCGGCCTACATGGTCATCGAGAACACCGGCAATGCAGCAGATCGCCTGCTCAGGGTAGCCACAGATGCCGCCACTACCGTTGAAATTCACGCCACCCAGATGGAGGACAACGTGATGCGGATGCGCCCCCTGCCTGATGGCCTGGAAATTCCCGCCGGCGGGCAGGTCATCCTGGAACCGGGTGGCTACCATCTGATGCTCATTGGATTGCAGCGCCATCTCATGGCCGGGGAGCACCTGTCCTTCACCCTGACATTCGCCTCCGGCAAGCAACTGGTCATCGAAGCGGAAATCCGTGCTCCGTAG
- a CDS encoding SCO family protein, with protein MQRVARRRGLTFTLLSIITLAALTGCSALDQLVAGPTMTPPPPGGEPVEPPRPLADFTLLNQAGEPTRLSDLVGKPALFYFGYTHCPDICPLTLAEMSQVARILGESAQEVHFVFVSVDIRRDTPERLASFLPQFNPAFIGLTASDEAALHEATDTFGVYYELEDVPETQAEYLVAHTASTFLVDAEGQLRMIFAYRTPPQIIADQLLRLLTTS; from the coding sequence ATGCAGAGAGTAGCGCGGCGGCGCGGCCTGACATTCACCCTGCTGAGTATCATTACCCTGGCGGCGCTAACCGGCTGTTCGGCGCTCGATCAACTGGTGGCCGGGCCAACCATGACTCCACCACCACCCGGCGGAGAGCCGGTCGAACCGCCCCGTCCACTGGCGGACTTCACCCTGCTCAATCAAGCCGGGGAACCCACACGTCTAAGCGACCTGGTTGGCAAACCCGCCCTCTTCTACTTCGGTTACACCCATTGCCCGGACATCTGTCCGCTGACCCTGGCCGAAATGAGCCAGGTTGCCCGCATCCTGGGTGAATCAGCTCAGGAAGTGCACTTCGTCTTCGTCAGCGTAGATATTCGCCGGGATACCCCTGAACGGCTGGCGAGCTTCCTGCCACAGTTCAACCCCGCCTTCATCGGGCTGACCGCAAGTGATGAGGCCGCGCTGCACGAAGCTACAGACACCTTTGGTGTCTATTACGAGCTGGAGGATGTTCCAGAGACACAGGCCGAGTATCTGGTCGCCCATACCGCGTCCACCTTCCTGGTTGACGCGGAAGGACAATTGCGCATGATCTTCGCGTACCGCACGCCCCCGCAGATCATCGCCGATCAACTCCTGCGTCTGCTCACTACGTCTTGA
- a CDS encoding acylphosphatase, translated as MDSSRYEQLRAVVHGRVQGVNFRAYTVEEATTLGLTGWVRNCPDRTVEVCAEGPREQLERLLQFLYRGSPSAQVTSVDVQWLPATHRYRGFEVRYGYED; from the coding sequence TTGGACTCTTCACGGTACGAGCAATTGCGGGCGGTAGTTCATGGCCGGGTTCAGGGCGTCAACTTCCGCGCCTACACGGTGGAGGAAGCCACAACGCTTGGTCTGACCGGCTGGGTGCGCAACTGCCCGGATCGCACGGTGGAAGTCTGCGCTGAAGGGCCGCGGGAACAACTGGAACGGCTGCTCCAATTCCTGTACCGCGGTTCTCCTTCAGCGCAGGTCACTTCGGTTGACGTACAATGGCTACCGGCCACCCATCGCTATAGAGGCTTTGAAGTTCGTTATGGTTATGAGGACTGA
- a CDS encoding zinc ribbon domain-containing protein: MTVDTATLSNAALVIITLLGMYTAAFWLALILWTYRDHRARSRDSLASLAAALLVAVLFLPGLVIYLLLRPKETLTEAYERSLEEEALLQSIEEKPICPGCSRPTDREWHVCPHCHTTLRKSCVKCGRILELAWMQCPYCAAAQPIAAEAAGSAGSRYPSTSRVAAEPSLEFVDTDPYRG; encoded by the coding sequence TTGACAGTGGACACCGCTACGCTGAGCAACGCTGCCCTGGTCATTATCACCCTGCTGGGCATGTATACTGCCGCCTTCTGGCTGGCGCTGATCTTGTGGACGTACCGCGATCACCGGGCGCGTTCCCGCGATAGCCTGGCATCGCTGGCGGCTGCCCTTCTCGTCGCCGTCCTGTTTCTGCCAGGGCTGGTGATCTACCTGCTGCTCCGCCCCAAGGAAACCCTGACCGAGGCCTACGAACGCTCGCTGGAAGAAGAAGCGCTGCTCCAGAGCATCGAGGAAAAGCCCATCTGCCCCGGTTGCAGCCGTCCGACCGATCGGGAGTGGCATGTCTGCCCGCACTGCCACACGACGTTGCGCAAGTCCTGCGTCAAATGCGGGCGGATACTGGAACTTGCCTGGATGCAGTGCCCATATTGCGCCGCAGCCCAACCGATAGCCGCCGAAGCCGCGGGCAGCGCTGGTAGCCGTTATCCGTCCACCAGTCGTGTTGCCGCCGAACCATCGCTTGAGTTTGTTGACACCGATCCATATCGCGGCTGA
- the eno gene encoding phosphopyruvate hydratase — protein sequence MTIIESVHAREVLDSRGNPTIEVEVTLMDGSFGSVIVPSGASTGEHEAVELRDGDKARYGGKGVLKAVQNVNETIAEALVGLDALEQKSIDQYLIELDGTPNKSKLGANAILGASLAVAKAAADSVGLPLYRYLGGVYAHRLPVPMMNIMNGGKHAANSTDFQEFMIMPVGAPNFAEALRWCSEVYQSLKSVLSKKGLRTTVGDEGGFAPSLPTNDSAVEVILEAIEKAGYKAGEQIFIALDPAASEIYEDGKYHLKTEGRSLTGEEMVAFWADWVAKYPIISLEDGLAENDWENWARLTARIGDRVQVVGDDLLVTNPERVARGIKEKSANSLLCKLNQIGTLTETMAACELSFRHNWTVVVSHRSGESEDATIADLVVALNAGQIKTGAPARSDRIAKYNQLLRIEEDLGDAAEYAGFNAFPNIKRF from the coding sequence ATGACAATTATCGAATCAGTTCACGCTCGGGAAGTTCTTGATTCCCGCGGCAATCCTACTATTGAAGTCGAAGTCACGCTGATGGATGGCTCCTTCGGGAGTGTGATCGTGCCCAGTGGCGCTTCTACTGGCGAGCATGAAGCCGTCGAATTGCGCGATGGCGACAAGGCGCGCTATGGCGGCAAGGGCGTACTGAAGGCAGTCCAGAATGTCAATGAGACGATCGCTGAGGCTCTGGTTGGCCTGGACGCGCTGGAGCAGAAGAGCATTGATCAGTACTTGATCGAGCTGGATGGGACGCCCAATAAGAGCAAACTGGGCGCGAATGCGATCCTGGGTGCGTCGCTGGCGGTGGCCAAGGCTGCGGCGGATAGCGTAGGACTGCCTCTGTACCGCTATCTGGGCGGCGTGTATGCGCACAGACTGCCGGTGCCGATGATGAACATCATGAACGGCGGCAAGCACGCGGCCAACAGCACCGACTTTCAGGAATTCATGATCATGCCCGTTGGCGCGCCGAATTTTGCGGAGGCCCTGCGCTGGTGTTCTGAAGTCTATCAGAGTCTGAAGAGCGTGCTCAGCAAGAAGGGGCTGCGCACGACGGTTGGTGACGAGGGTGGGTTTGCCCCCAGCCTGCCGACCAATGACTCCGCAGTTGAGGTGATCCTCGAGGCGATTGAAAAGGCTGGCTACAAAGCGGGTGAGCAGATCTTCATCGCTCTGGACCCGGCCGCCAGCGAGATTTATGAAGATGGCAAATACCATCTCAAGACGGAAGGCCGCAGCTTGACCGGTGAGGAAATGGTCGCGTTCTGGGCCGATTGGGTGGCCAAGTACCCGATCATCTCGCTGGAAGACGGCCTGGCGGAAAACGACTGGGAAAACTGGGCGCGGTTGACGGCGCGCATTGGTGACCGCGTTCAGGTGGTTGGCGATGACCTGCTGGTAACTAACCCGGAGCGCGTGGCGCGGGGCATCAAGGAGAAGTCCGCCAATTCGCTGCTGTGCAAGCTCAATCAGATCGGGACGCTAACCGAGACGATGGCAGCCTGCGAACTGAGCTTCCGCCATAACTGGACGGTCGTAGTCAGCCATCGCAGCGGCGAGTCTGAGGATGCGACCATCGCTGACCTGGTGGTGGCGCTGAACGCGGGCCAGATCAAGACCGGTGCGCCGGCGCGGTCGGACCGTATCGCCAAGTACAACCAGCTTCTGCGCATTGAGGAAGACCTTGGTGACGCGGCGGAGTACGCCGGGTTCAACGCTTTCCCGAACATCAAACGCTTCTAG